From Eremothecium sinecaudum strain ATCC 58844 chromosome III, complete sequence:
AAAGTAACACCGCCATGTGGTGAACGTTTGCGGAAGCGGCAAAAACATATTTAGGTTGCTGAAAAATGTTATGGCTAGCCAAAACCGAAAGTTATTTAGATTAGGAATACCACTTCCAATTCCAATGATCAATCATGTATCTGTAATAATGTTTTTGTAGTTTTTCTATTTTTGGTTTTTCGTTATGAAGACGCGTTTCTCTACAATATTTATGTAGAATAATAAACAATTAAACACTTGGCATAAATTAGACTATTAATCTCCAGGTAAAGTCTGCCACTCAATTAGGCGCTGTAGCAATATGCAACACTCATTACCAAATGTACCATTTAAGGTCAAAGCTCGATATTCGTGGCCCGGTGAACAGAGAAAGGATCTAGGCTTCCTTGAAAGCGATATTATTGAAGTTACAAAAGTTACGGGCGATTGGCTATACGGCCACTTGCTACGTAATAAGAAGAGTGGATACTTTCCCTTTCACTATGTGGAGCTGTTGCAAGGAACTTATGGCAACTTCGACCCTCAACTGAGGCAAGCGAACGTTAATGCAGCCAAACTACCAACAATCGTGGCTCTAGAAACTCAAGCTACTGATGATATGGCTTCATTGGATACACAAAGGGAATCTAAGAAAGCAGCTATTAGAGATGATGGTAAACAGGCTATAGAAGGGAGTGGACCACAATTATCTAAGCATGCAGAGAAATATGGTGTTGAGCACATTAGTAAGAAACATGACCCAATGCCTACAATTTGTGATATATCTGGCCCAGTTAATCCTAGCAAAGATCCTAAGAAGATTAATGAAGCTCATAATATCAATAAGGACTCGAATAATGATCGAGAGTCGCGTTACAGATCTGGTCATCTAAAGACAAAACATAATCCAACGCGtttaaaacaaaatagaTATTCAGATCTACCACCGTTGCCCCCAATGCCAAACTTACCTGATATTAAGAACATGATCAAGAAAGGATTACCGGGTCCCGCCAGCGGAAGGGAATCTCAGGTCGAAAACGTGACAAACACGAGGAAGCCACGAAAGGTAGCCGCGGGAATTGAAACACAAAATCCTTCCTACTACCGCAAGCATGCTGAATTTTATGATGGATATGTACCTTCTCGAGCAGATGTTTCTTCATCGGTTTTTGATCGGTCGAAATTCATGGACGAATCCTTAAACAACAGTGAGGATAGTTTTGCCTATATGAGCGACTTTAGTGCTACTAGTGCTGGTAGTCTTCTAAGACATAGGTTTGCAAGGTCATTTGCGGCTTCATTCCATAGATCTCAAGACCTTACAGATCTGGATGTGTATGACAGCTTAGCAATAATGAACTCCATTTCATCGTGCAACTCACCTAAAGCTTTAAATAAAGAGACCCCGGTTGCTGTCACTGCAGCGAACACTAAAACGCCGAATAACTACCCCAAACTTCCAGACATGACAAATTTGCATATATCGTCCAATGAAGGCTTCGAATGGCTTCAGGCCCAGGTCCACATTAAGAGAGCGAAGTCAATAACGGCACGTGAGAAAAGGGATAGGGAAATAAGAACTCTATCTGCAAACTCTGAGATTGTATTGCGTCCTCATGATTACATCAATCAAGAAATTAATACAAATGAGGTGTATCACGGTGAGAAACCTGGACTGGTTGACATAGACATCAAATCAATGGACAAAGAAAAGGTCGATAAGCAAACCCGAGAGTTCTGTAAGCGAAATGAAACCATTGACCTCGAAAACTTCTCAAAATCCGGCCTCATATCTGGATATAAAACTGACATAGAGCGACTAAGGGCAATATTCATATACTGCACTGAGTTTTTTAAATTGGTGGATGACAACGGCAAAACTGACTTTGAACAAGCGCCAAAAAACCTGGATTCAATTATGCAATCCAAGCGCTGCACTCCATATGAATTGACTTGGATATTTAAACTCATGGCTGATAGCCTTGGTATCAAATCAGATATAATACTTGGATTTTTGAAAACTCCTAATACTGATAATATGACCTTTAAATTTAATCATTGTTGGCTCCGTATTGTTGTTAACCAAGAAATGAGATTTGTTGACGTAATCCTGGGAAACATAACTAACCCAATACACGAATACATTAACAATAAGAAACAACTTGAAGCCCAGGACTTTTATTTTTTGACTGAGCCTCTTCAGTTGATTTATTCACATATACCTCATTATTACGAAGAACAACATATTGTGCCCGCGGTTGATAAGTTTATCGCACATTGTTTGCCCCTTGTATTCCCATCGTTTTTTATAAACGACTTACAACTCTATAAGTTCAATTTGGGGCTATGTGATTTGCATAACTCTGAGGTTTTTGAGTGTTCCTTAAAGGTTCCATCAAACGTAGATTTGCTGGCGTCAGTAGTGGTAGAAGGGAAATACGCTGAAAAATACGAGAACAAAGAATTGGCCCTAGTGCAATATAAGCATCATAAACGAACTAGGATTGCATGCATAAAAGCAGTTTTACCACCTAAAACTCATAGCGCTATTCTTCACATTCATTCAGGCGTAAATGGCTTTGGATTAGGTAACCTATCTTTGGCACCATTGTCTATGATTGTTCCATTGTCCCACGACGGTAATTCCCAGGACTATGAATATGTAGTCAGGGTATCCTCAAAGGGAACCAATGATGTGGACCTATACATCAACCAACCTCAAAACAAATATCTCTTCCACAACCGCTCCTACACTTTTGAGGTGGACCAAAATCCACGAGACAGCGTATGCTACAACCCAGCGGACTCATTCACTAGCCACGAAAGGCATATTTTAATTCAATCACCCACTGGTGAGATTTACAAACTGCAAAAGACTAGTCCTAACGAAGTGTTTAGTTTATGGACAGCTGAAATACACATCCAGGATGTTGGCACTTGGCTTGGCATAATCACTACAGCTACCGAACAAGCGGGCTCGGTTTTTGCCAAATGGACATCCATATGACTCTTGTAACCTAAATATACTCAATTGACACTAGAATCCATCAAATGACTTCAAATGTTTAGCGAAATAGTTCTTAATATTGAACTTCCCGATGACCTCTTTCAATATTGTAAGAAAAAAAGTCGAATTTATTTAACATAATAAATAAACACCAAGAACATCAGTAACATCAGTAAGTATAACTTAATCTAAGGAAGACATCTGTAATGGAACGAAGCGAATTAGAATCGACTGAAATACTTAAGAAGTTTGCAGCGGTATTAACAGAATATCAGAATTCTGTCATTCGTAATTATGATATTCAAGACCCTTTTCAATTTGTTCAGGAGTACAGATCTATTGCAGGCGAAGCCGCGCTAAATTATGTTaaatcttcatcttctgaGCAAAATTATAATGAAGTTGGAAACTATGAATTAGAAGCCAAACTATGGTATTTGGTAGatttattattttcattTAGAACTTCAGAAGATACGGGTGTGAAGGTTTCAACGCACGATTATAATTCAGATGCTGCATTCAAGAAGGAGTTATTACAGAGAGATCGTTCTTTATATGAGATATGGCTAATTATAGCGTGGATCCAAGACAACCTTGCTCTTCCTTCTAGACCGGAGTCTTTGCCGACAACTAAATGGTCTCATTCTATGATTTCAGGTAGTTTGAAAAGTAGTGATTCAGATTATCCACTTCGTGAAGGTCGCGAGAAGATTGATGTTAGGGATTTAGAAGAAGACCATACGTTTTTTAAGTATATCTATGAGCTTATTTTGGCAGGAAAATATAACGAGGTCAGGCAAGAATGCGAATACTGTGATAATTTAACCTTAAGTATGATAATGTGTGGTCTGGAGGATTATGTTGATCCAAAAAAGGACTTGGAATTAGCAGAAGATTATGATTCACAGCAAGGTATACAAAAGCATGCTCTGTGGAGAAGGGCCGTCTATGCTTTATCCCAAAACCCTGCTATTGATAAATACGAAGCTGCTATCTACAAATTCTTGGCAGGCGACATCCCCCAGCTCGAAGCGGAAGAATTTAACTGGGATAAAGAATTCCTAGTTTATTTAAATCAGTTGTGGAACGTAACAATTGAAAATTACCTTTTGGGCAAAGGTCGTATTAATAGCGAGGAGCTAATTATTGCAATGCCATCGCAACCTTTAACTTTACCAAATATTCTGAACATTGTGG
This genomic window contains:
- the CYK3 gene encoding Cyk3p (Syntenic homolog of Ashbya gossypii ADL288C; Syntenic homolog of Saccharomyces cerevisiae YDL117W (CYK3)); the protein is MQHSLPNVPFKVKARYSWPGEQRKDLGFLESDIIEVTKVTGDWLYGHLLRNKKSGYFPFHYVELLQGTYGNFDPQLRQANVNAAKLPTIVALETQATDDMASLDTQRESKKAAIRDDGKQAIEGSGPQLSKHAEKYGVEHISKKHDPMPTICDISGPVNPSKDPKKINEAHNINKDSNNDRESRYRSGHLKTKHNPTRLKQNRYSDLPPLPPMPNLPDIKNMIKKGLPGPASGRESQVENVTNTRKPRKVAAGIETQNPSYYRKHAEFYDGYVPSRADVSSSVFDRSKFMDESLNNSEDSFAYMSDFSATSAGSLLRHRFARSFAASFHRSQDLTDLDVYDSLAIMNSISSCNSPKALNKETPVAVTAANTKTPNNYPKLPDMTNLHISSNEGFEWLQAQVHIKRAKSITAREKRDREIRTLSANSEIVLRPHDYINQEINTNEVYHGEKPGLVDIDIKSMDKEKVDKQTREFCKRNETIDLENFSKSGLISGYKTDIERLRAIFIYCTEFFKLVDDNGKTDFEQAPKNLDSIMQSKRCTPYELTWIFKLMADSLGIKSDIILGFLKTPNTDNMTFKFNHCWLRIVVNQEMRFVDVILGNITNPIHEYINNKKQLEAQDFYFLTEPLQLIYSHIPHYYEEQHIVPAVDKFIAHCLPLVFPSFFINDLQLYKFNLGLCDLHNSEVFECSLKVPSNVDLLASVVVEGKYAEKYENKELALVQYKHHKRTRIACIKAVLPPKTHSAILHIHSGVNGFGLGNLSLAPLSMIVPLSHDGNSQDYEYVVRVSSKGTNDVDLYINQPQNKYLFHNRSYTFEVDQNPRDSVCYNPADSFTSHERHILIQSPTGEIYKLQKTSPNEVFSLWTAEIHIQDVGTWLGIITTATEQAGSVFAKWTSI